CGAATGTGCCGCGCTGATTTGCTTGAGCTCGTCGCGCGTGGTCACGCGGGTCGGCGCCGCCGCGGCAAACCGCACCGCCTCGAATTCACCGGGATTTCCGGCCTGAACCAAACTCGGTTCGAGCACCGGACACAAGTTGCTCCACCCGCCATTGACGACCCGCACATCCCGCACCCCGCACTCGCGCAGGATGAACCACGCGCGTGCCGCGGATGTCATGCCGCCGTCGTCGTACACGATGACCGGAGAATTCCCGTCGATTCCGAGCGCGCCGATGCGGATCGACCACGCCTCGGTGTCGTTTAGGCCTGCGCCGTCGCGGCTCGCGTCGGTCCACTCATGGATGTCGATCCGCTGCGCACCGAGCGCGTGAGCCGGGCCGTAGTCCTCGAGTTTCCGAGCATCGAGCAGCATCGGCCGCGCGCCGGAGGCGAGCGTTTGGGCAAGCTCCTCGGGCTCGATGACGACCGACTGTTGCTTGCTCCGCTCCCCGCTCGCGACCTTGGTCGCGGAAGAACAGCCCATCAAAGTCAACGCGATAGCTACGAGCGTGCACGGCACCATCCGCATGATCGCACCTCCGGGTTTCTCACTCTCCGCACCGTGCAGCGCACCCGCCGTGCCGCGGGTTCATCGGAAATCCGGAATCACCACAGAGTCGCAGAGGCGCAAGGGCATCGGTGCGCGTTCATATCGGCTATCCCGACATCCCACATCCCTCACACCCCGTACACATCCTTCACCTTGCCCTCGAGATACCGCAGCAACGGATCGGCGCTCAGCGGCTTGCCCGTGATGTTCTTGCAAAGCTCATCCGCGCGATAGTGCTTGCCGTGCCGGTGAATCTTCTCGCGCAGCCACTCGCGCAGCGCGCCAAACTCGCCCTTTGAGATTTGTGCTTTCAGATCCGGGATCTGCTGCACGATCGTCTCCCAGAACTGCGCGGCATAGAGATTTCCCAGCGTGTAGGTCGGGAAGTACCCGATCAACCCGAACGACCAATGCACATCCTGCAGGCAGCCGCGCTTGTTGTCGGGGATATCGATACCGAGATAGTCCTTGTAGCGCCGGTTCCACTCGGCCGGAACGTCCTTGACTTTCATCGCGCCCGAAAGAAGCGCGCGCTCCATCTCGAAGCGCACCATGACGTGCATGTTGTACGTGCCTTCGTCCGCTTCGACGCGTATCAGGCTGGGTTTCACCGTGTTCACCGCTTTGTAGATGTCGTTGAGGTCCACGTTGCCGAGTGCGCTTCCGTATTCCTTCTTTGCGAGAGGCAGCGCCCACATCCAGAATTCACGGCTGCGCCCGACCAGGTTCTCCCACATCCGGCTCTGGCTCTCGTGAATCCCCAGCGAGATCGACTCCGCGAGCGGTTGCCCGTACAGATCTTCGCGCGAGGCGACTTTTGGCAAGCCCTGCTCGTAGAGACCGTGCCCCGCCTCGTGCATCGTGCCGTAGAGCGCATCGGTGAACGATTCGTCGCGGTAGCGCGTCGTGAGTCGCGTGTCGCCCGGCGCGAGGCCCGAGCAGAACGGGTGCGTCGTCACATCGAGCCTTCCCGCTTCGAGATCGAACTTCATTGCCTTGAGCACCATCAATCCGAACGCGTGCTGCTTTTCGGCGGGGATGGGGCGCTTGAGCATCGAGGTGTCGGGGTGCTTTCCGACCTTTGCGACGCGCTGCACGAGATCGGTCAATCGCGTGCGCAGGGGCGTGAAGATCGACTCGATCTGCTTCGCGGTCATGCCCGGTTCGTACTCATCCAGCAGGGCGTCGTAGCGTTCGCCATCTTTCGGAGCTCCGTAGCAATCCGCCTTCTTGCGCGAGAGGTCGAACATCTTCTCGAGCCAGGGCGCGAACATGTTGAAATCATTCTTCTCGCGCGCTTCCTTCCACACTTCCTGCGCCTGGCTCCCGACTTTCGCGAGTTCGGCCACGAGATCCGAAGGCAGCTTGGTGAGGCGCTCGTAATCGCGCCGGAACTCGCGCATGTTCGCGGCGACGGCGTTGTTCGCAATCAGGTTCTTGTCCTGCTCGCACGCCGCGATGAGGTCGCCGACACGCTGATCGGTCGCCTGCTTGTGGTGCAGCTCGGCGATGAGCGAGGATTGCTCGGCGCGGAACGCGCCGCCCGCGGGCGGCATGTACGTCTCCTGATCCCAATTGAGGAGCTGGCCGATCGAACCGAGCGCGGTCGATCGGCGCGCGAGCGCACAGAGTTCCTGATATGCCGGAGACGCCACTGTCGGAGAAGTTGTCATACGGTTCCTTCGGCCAATACGCCGTCTGGTTACGGATTCAAAATCGAGTACAGTGCCCGAGTTTACGGGCATTTCGATCCCGCCGCCCGACCGCTTTTTCCGCCTCCTCCACTACTCCTCGCCGTCCCACGATGCCGGCCAACCCGTCTCCAACTCCGGTTTATCACGACACCGACCTGCCGGGCGTGCAGCTGGCCGACTTGTCGAGCAACGATCGCATCCCGCTGCTGCTCAAGCTCACGCACAAACTCTTCAGCCAGACCAACGACCAGGGGATCATCAACGAGTTCGCCGAGGCGATGGGAAAAGTGCGAGGCCGCTCGTGCATGGTGATGGTGCGCACGCGCGATTGCCCCAAGGGCTCGTTTCGCCTCACGCGCTGGCGCAAGGCGGACGGCGAGGAACTCGTCACGCCAATTTCGCACGACGGGCAGCTCAACAACAACCCGATTCTGCAAGGCGGGCTTGTCGCACTCGTCACCTCAAACGAAATGCCGCAGATGGCTCGCCTGCGGGGCGACGCCGACAGCACGCTCGGTGACTGGACCGCCGGATACCGCTCGCTCGTCGCGACGCCGCTCCCCGAAAAGTCGCAACCCGCGGACTGGCTCATCCTGCTCGATGGGCCTGAAGACCGGTGGTCGATCGAGCAGCTCGAGACGGTCGTTCTTCAATCGAATCTCGTCGGCGTGGTCATTCGCAATCTCAACATCGCGCAGCGTCTGCGAGAAGCAACTTCGTACATCCAGAACGAGATCGATCAGATCGCGGAGATCCAGCGCAGCCTCCTGCCCCAGTCGTTCCCGGAGATTCCGGGCATCGAACTTGCCGCGGCGTACGCGACCTTCGATCGCGCGGGTGGCGACTATTACGACGTCTTTCCCGATCCCGCGGGCAGCGGGCGATTCGGCTTTCTCATCGCCGATGCTTCCGGTCACGGCCCATCGGCGGCGGTTGTGGTCGCGATGCTCCACGCGGTGGTCACGAATTTAACACATCTGCCCGAGCCCCGGGAATTGCTCGAAGAAATCAACCGCAAACTCTTCTCGCGACGGATCGGTAATTCGTTCGTGACGGCGCTCGCCGCGGTGTACGACCCCAAGACCAGCGAGCTGCGATTCGCCGGCGCGGGCCACCCGCCTCCGATCCTCAAGCGCGATCGTTCAACGCACGAGATCGAATTCGAGGGCGGGCCTCCGCTGGGAATCCTCGAGCGCGTCGATTCCGCGGAAGCGAAGGTCAAACTGCAACCCGGCGACACGGTCCTGCTTTACACCGACGGCGTGAGCGAAGGGATGTCGAGCGATCACAAACTCTTCGGCGTCGATCGCATCCGCGCCGCGTTCCTTGCCGCGCCTTCCGGCGCGGAGAACGTGATCAAGCAAATCAATTCGTCGCTCAAAGCATTCATCGGCGACGCGAAGCCGAGCGACGACCAGACGATGCTGGTGATCGCTCGCGATTAGTCGGCTTCGTGCGCGATGCCGAGCGAGCAGCGCGGCGTCCGATTGCCCGACCGAGAGCGCTTTCTACTTCAGCGCATCACCGATGGCATTC
The DNA window shown above is from Phycisphaeraceae bacterium and carries:
- a CDS encoding sulfurtransferase; translation: MRMVPCTLVAIALTLMGCSSATKVASGERSKQQSVVIEPEELAQTLASGARPMLLDARKLEDYGPAHALGAQRIDIHEWTDASRDGAGLNDTEAWSIRIGALGIDGNSPVIVYDDGGMTSAARAWFILRECGVRDVRVVNGGWSNLCPVLEPSLVQAGNPGEFEAVRFAAAAPTRVTTRDELKQISAAHSKSIVDVRTANEYTGNIQAQPGREARRTGHVPGATNLPHKQLIDERGRLRSAEELRAMFAASGASDGKPAVLYCQSGGRAAFAALAAEYAGLSETTVYYMSMGEWLGDPSCPISTSN
- a CDS encoding carboxypeptidase M32, encoding MTTSPTVASPAYQELCALARRSTALGSIGQLLNWDQETYMPPAGGAFRAEQSSLIAELHHKQATDQRVGDLIAACEQDKNLIANNAVAANMREFRRDYERLTKLPSDLVAELAKVGSQAQEVWKEAREKNDFNMFAPWLEKMFDLSRKKADCYGAPKDGERYDALLDEYEPGMTAKQIESIFTPLRTRLTDLVQRVAKVGKHPDTSMLKRPIPAEKQHAFGLMVLKAMKFDLEAGRLDVTTHPFCSGLAPGDTRLTTRYRDESFTDALYGTMHEAGHGLYEQGLPKVASREDLYGQPLAESISLGIHESQSRMWENLVGRSREFWMWALPLAKKEYGSALGNVDLNDIYKAVNTVKPSLIRVEADEGTYNMHVMVRFEMERALLSGAMKVKDVPAEWNRRYKDYLGIDIPDNKRGCLQDVHWSFGLIGYFPTYTLGNLYAAQFWETIVQQIPDLKAQISKGEFGALREWLREKIHRHGKHYRADELCKNITGKPLSADPLLRYLEGKVKDVYGV
- a CDS encoding PP2C family protein-serine/threonine phosphatase translates to MPANPSPTPVYHDTDLPGVQLADLSSNDRIPLLLKLTHKLFSQTNDQGIINEFAEAMGKVRGRSCMVMVRTRDCPKGSFRLTRWRKADGEELVTPISHDGQLNNNPILQGGLVALVTSNEMPQMARLRGDADSTLGDWTAGYRSLVATPLPEKSQPADWLILLDGPEDRWSIEQLETVVLQSNLVGVVIRNLNIAQRLREATSYIQNEIDQIAEIQRSLLPQSFPEIPGIELAAAYATFDRAGGDYYDVFPDPAGSGRFGFLIADASGHGPSAAVVVAMLHAVVTNLTHLPEPRELLEEINRKLFSRRIGNSFVTALAAVYDPKTSELRFAGAGHPPPILKRDRSTHEIEFEGGPPLGILERVDSAEAKVKLQPGDTVLLYTDGVSEGMSSDHKLFGVDRIRAAFLAAPSGAENVIKQINSSLKAFIGDAKPSDDQTMLVIARD